From the genome of Acidobacteriota bacterium:
CTCCGCCTCCTCCCCCTTCGTCGCCGCAACCACCGCCACCGGGTGGGGCCGACTCGGGTCAGCCCGGAGACGCCGATGCCCTGACCGCCATGTGGGCGCACATCATCGGAGCGGTCCTTTCGCTGATCTGCCTGACGGCGCCGTTCGGCTGGGCGCCGGCGTTGCTGATCTACCTGTTCAACAAGGACAAATCCCGTTTCGTGGCCTTCCACTCCCTGCAGGCCCTGTTCTTCTTCGGCGCCATCGGGGTGGCCAACTTCGGTCTGTGGGTCTTCGGCATGTTCGGACTGTTCCTGCTGACGGCTCCCTTGAGCCTGCTGATCAACATCGGTGGAGCCGTCTACGGGGTGTTTGTCGGGATCAAGGCCAAGGACGGGCTGTGGACCGAGTACATGGTGGCCGGTGAACTGGCCCGCAAACAGCTTTCCTGATCCAGGACGTGATCGAAGAGATCCAGCGGTTCCTCGATTCCCTGCAGTTTCAGCGGGGCGTGTCGCCTCAAACCGTGCGCGCCTACGGTGGTGACCTGGGCGACCTGGCGACCTTTCTCGCCGGCCTGACCGGTAAGCAGGTGCCGCCCCCCCCGGGGGATGTGACGCCGCGGATGATCCGCGCCTGGGTCGCCGACCTTCATCACCGGGGGCTCAAGCCCACATCCATCGGCCGGCGCCTGGCCGGGGCCCGGGCCTTGTTCCGCTGGCTGGTGGAGCGTGGTGAAGTCGCGGCCAACCCGGCGGCGGAAATCCCCAACCCCAGGCGTCCGGACTCCCTCCCCCGGCACCTGAACGTGGAAGACGTGGAGGCGATCCTCGCCGCTCCCGATCGTTCCCGCCGCGCCGGTCTGCGGGACCGGGCCCTGCTGGAACTGCTCTACGGGGCGGGCCTGCGGGTCTCCGAACTGGTGGGTCTCGACCTGGACGATCTGGCCCTGCGGGGACGCACCGTACGCGTGCTCGGCAAGGGCGGCAAGGAACGCATCGTCCCCTATGGACGCCAGGCCGCCGACGCCCTGGGCGCCTACCTGGCCGCCTTCGTGCCCCTGCGGGAGAAGAGCGGCGAACATGCCCTGTTCCTCAACCTTCGGGGAGGCCGCCTGAGCGATCGCTCGGTACGGCGGATCCTCGATGCCGCCGTGTCCCGGGCCGCTCTGGCGCGGGGCGTCCATCCCCACGTGCTGCGCCATTCTTTCGCCACTCACCTGCTGGAGTCCGGCATGGACCTGCGGGCGATCCAGGAGCTGCTGGGCCACGCCCGCCTGGCCACCACCCAGCGCTACACCCGCCTGTCCCTCGACCACATCCTGGAAGTCTACGATCGGACTCACCCCCGCTCCTGAACCACCGCTTTTTGGCTTCGGACGGCACACGGAGAGGTTGACAACTCCGCGTCTCGATCCCATGGAATCCGCGGCCGGGAAGAAGCGAAAAGATCGCCGCCCCCCGGCCCGAAGCAAAAAGCAAACGCGAGAAAGCCAAGCATCGCGATCAGGAAAGGAGGAAAACCATGCAGCTCGTACCCTTCAACCCCTTCCGTGAACTCGATCGCCTCTCGAGTGAACTCGACCATCTTCTGACACCCAATGGTGGCTTCTTCGGCTGGACCCCCGCAGTGGACATCGTCGAGACGGACGAATCGATGTTGATCGCCGTCGAACTGCCCGGCCTGAGCCGTGACGACGTGCATCTCAACATCGAGGACAACGTGCTGACCATCAGCGGCGAGCGCAAACACAAGGAGGAGTTCAGCAAGGGCCAGGTGACCCGCCGCGAGAGTTTCTACGGAAAGTTCCAGCGAGCCTTCCGTCTGCCCAACACCCTCGACACTTCCAAGGCCGAGGCGCGGATGGAAAACGGCGTGCTGGAGATCGCTCTCCCCAAGCGCGAAGAGGCCAAGCCCAAGCAGATCTCGATTTCGGTCAACTGATCCCCCTCCCCCTCTTCGTGCCTGAGCGCCCCCCTGTCCCCGGGGGGCGCTTTTTTGGGGCGGGGAGCGACTTCAGGCGCGGGGATCGGCGCGCTCGTCTTCGCGATCCTGCTGGCAGTCGAGGCAAAAGGGCGTTTCGGGACGGGCCTCGAGGCGGGCGAGGCCGATGGGCTCGTCGCACAGGCGGCAGATGCCATAGGTGCCGGCCTCCATCGACTCGAGAGCCGCCTCGACCAGGCGCAGCCTCTGTTGCTGCATGCCGCGACTGGCCTGGGCCATCTTCTGCTGCTGAATGGCGTCGATCCGCGAAATGCGGCCGATGGGCTCGTCGAGGCTGACCGGCCGGGTGCCGCCACGGTTGACGTCGAGCAGGGAGCGCAAACCGTCGCGCACCTCCTCGAGTCGGACGCGGAACGTCTGTTCGGTCCTGGGGTCGAGCCGCTCGCTGTCGCTCATCGTCGCCTTTGCCCTCCCCCTCGCCGAGTCGCGGAACACGCTCTGCAGGAGGGATTATTCCCTATTTTCATCCCCTTGTCCGTCTCCTGCCGGTCTCGCCGGGATGCCGCATCTGCCGGGCTCGCATGGTCCCACGGTTTCCGCAGAGCCGGCCTGCGCGGTGGCGTGGCCCGGCCGAGTGCCCGCCGATCCCCCAAGACATCCCGGAACATCCCTCCGGCCCGGGATCGGGTTGCGTGGCCCGCCGCCACGCTGTACCTGATGCCGATGTTCCGCGTCTTGAAATTTCTGAAATTCCCGCCCACCGCGCTCCCGCGAAGGTGGGGCGTCGCGCTCGCCGCGCTGGGCCTGGCAGGGAGCGCGTTGTGCCTCGGTGAGGGCCCCCCTCTGCGCGTGGCGATCTACGCCGACGCCGCCACAGACGGCGAGACGCTGCTGCCCCTGGCCCGGGGCCTTGCCCTGGGCGGTCACCTGCCCCTGACCGTGACCTCGAACGATCTGGCTCTGGGCTTGCTGACCACCAGCGCATTCGATGTCTTCGTCTTGCCCGAAGGTCGTCAGGGCAGCAGCTCCGGCTACCGGGACGAGATCGGCGGCGGCGGCCTCGAACAGGCGATCCGAGACTTCGTGGCCGGCGGGGGCGGTTTCGTCGGTCTCGGGGCGGGAGCCCGCTACGCCAGCGCCGAGGAGGACTGGGACGGCACGGTCCCGATGCCGGGTCTCGCACTCTGGGACGGCCGCGCCCGGGGCCCCCTTGGAGGCGTGGGCGAAGGACTCGCTACCCTGGTCACCGAGGAGAGCTGGGCCGCGGGATGGCGCGACACCACCCGGCGCACGGTCTTCGTCGGCCCCGGTGCGGCCTTCTTCAGCGGCGGCGACGGCGAGATTCTGGCCCGCTGGTCCACGGGCCGGAGCAGCGACCCCGAAGAGCAGCAGCCCGCCCTGCTGCGCTTCTTCTACGGCGCGGGCCGGGGCGTCCTCTCCGGCCCCCTGCCGGCGGTGGACGTACGTTCCGAGGGCGACTGGTCGGTCCGGGACGACCGCCGGCTGTCGAGCGCCGACGCGGAGCACGACCAGGGCCTGCTGCTCTCCCTGGTGGAATGGACCGCCACCGGCGCCGATCGCCGACCGGCTCACCGGCTGCCCGCCGCCAATCCCGGCCGGCGGATCGCCCTTTACACCACACGCTCCGCCGCGGGTGGCGCCTTCCCCGCCCTGCTCACCGCCCTGGCCCGGGCGCTGGAAGCGGCGGGCGCCGCCCCGTTGGCCATCGGCTCCCGGGAAGTGTGGTGGGCCGCCCTCGACCCGGAAGCCTTCGACCTGTTGGTGATGCCTGGCGGCTGGGCGGCTGGGTACGTCAGCCAGCTCTCGGGGGTCGAAGCCGAGATCCGGGACTTCGTGGCGGCGGGAGGCGGCTACATGGGCATCTCCGCCGGAGCCTTCTACGCGGCGGATACGGTGCTCTGGTCGGGGCAGAGTTACGACTATCCTCTCGATGTCTTCCTCGGCAGCCTGGAAGGACCGCTGGACGAGATCGCCCCCTGGCCCGAACACGCCCTGACCCCCCTGCGGATGGATGACCCGGAAATCGGCGTCGGCACCTGGAGTACCTGGTACCAGGGGGAAGGGTTCTTCCATCTGCCGCCCTCCCAGCAGCAGGCGGTGGTGGAAAGCGGCTGGTACGACGCACCGGGCCCGCACCAGGGCACCCTCGCCATCGTGCGCCACGGTTTCGGCGCGGGCCGCGTGATCTATCCCAACCTGCACCTGGAGGTGGAAGAGGGCAGTGACCGGGACTGGATGTTCACCGGCGACCGGGATGCCGACGGCCCGGTCATCGATCCGGACAGCGAGTGGGAACTCTTCGCCTCGATGCTGAACTGGGCCCTGCCCTCTACGACCGCACGCCCCCCGGCCCGTCCCTCCGTGGCGCTCCCGCTGCTCTTCGGCGCCGGGGACGATTCCAGCGAAAGCCTGGCCGAGCTGCAAGCCGACGATGCCTGGGCCGACATCCCCAACGCCCCGGCGCCCGCAGACGGCCGCGTGACCCTGCTGCCGGGCCGGCGCTGGCAGGTGCGGGGGTTCGGTGCCCGGGTCCGCCTGGGCCTCGAGCAGGCCCTGCTCGAGGTGGAATCCTCCGCCCCCCCCGATTACCTGGGCACGGCCGCCGTGGAGTGGCGGGTGGGCGGGGGAAGCTGGCACTCCACGGGATTGGTGGTCCACCCGGCCAGCGACGGCGAGGTGCAATTCTTCGACCTGCTGGCCGCGGGCGTCACCACGCCGGCCGACCTCGAGACCCTCGAACTGCGCTTCGTTCACAATGCCGGCAGCGGCGGGGCGGCCGACTTCGACCGGGTGTGGATTCGCCTGGCGGCGGACGGCGACGCGGACGGGGCTCCCGATACTCTGGACTGCGCCCCCGACGATCCGGGCGCCTTCGCCCCCCCGTCCGACCCGTGGCTCAGGGCGTCCGGCCCACGATTCGAATGGGACGACCAGGCCGCCGAGGCCGGTGAGGGAACCACCTACGAGCTGATCTACGGCCGGGTCGATCACCTGCTCGCCGACGGCGGCTTCGATCGCTCGA
Proteins encoded in this window:
- a CDS encoding DUF4870 domain-containing protein, with the protein product MNDNETALPPPPPPSSPQPPPPGGADSGQPGDADALTAMWAHIIGAVLSLICLTAPFGWAPALLIYLFNKDKSRFVAFHSLQALFFFGAIGVANFGLWVFGMFGLFLLTAPLSLLINIGGAVYGVFVGIKAKDGLWTEYMVAGELARKQLS
- a CDS encoding tyrosine recombinase XerC encodes the protein MIEEIQRFLDSLQFQRGVSPQTVRAYGGDLGDLATFLAGLTGKQVPPPPGDVTPRMIRAWVADLHHRGLKPTSIGRRLAGARALFRWLVERGEVAANPAAEIPNPRRPDSLPRHLNVEDVEAILAAPDRSRRAGLRDRALLELLYGAGLRVSELVGLDLDDLALRGRTVRVLGKGGKERIVPYGRQAADALGAYLAAFVPLREKSGEHALFLNLRGGRLSDRSVRRILDAAVSRAALARGVHPHVLRHSFATHLLESGMDLRAIQELLGHARLATTQRYTRLSLDHILEVYDRTHPRS
- a CDS encoding Hsp20/alpha crystallin family protein, which encodes MQLVPFNPFRELDRLSSELDHLLTPNGGFFGWTPAVDIVETDESMLIAVELPGLSRDDVHLNIEDNVLTISGERKHKEEFSKGQVTRRESFYGKFQRAFRLPNTLDTSKAEARMENGVLEIALPKREEAKPKQISISVN
- a CDS encoding TraR/DksA C4-type zinc finger protein, yielding MSDSERLDPRTEQTFRVRLEEVRDGLRSLLDVNRGGTRPVSLDEPIGRISRIDAIQQQKMAQASRGMQQQRLRLVEAALESMEAGTYGICRLCDEPIGLARLEARPETPFCLDCQQDREDERADPRA
- a CDS encoding BPL-N domain-containing protein, encoding MKFLKFPPTALPRRWGVALAALGLAGSALCLGEGPPLRVAIYADAATDGETLLPLARGLALGGHLPLTVTSNDLALGLLTTSAFDVFVLPEGRQGSSSGYRDEIGGGGLEQAIRDFVAGGGGFVGLGAGARYASAEEDWDGTVPMPGLALWDGRARGPLGGVGEGLATLVTEESWAAGWRDTTRRTVFVGPGAAFFSGGDGEILARWSTGRSSDPEEQQPALLRFFYGAGRGVLSGPLPAVDVRSEGDWSVRDDRRLSSADAEHDQGLLLSLVEWTATGADRRPAHRLPAANPGRRIALYTTRSAAGGAFPALLTALARALEAAGAAPLAIGSREVWWAALDPEAFDLLVMPGGWAAGYVSQLSGVEAEIRDFVAAGGGYMGISAGAFYAADTVLWSGQSYDYPLDVFLGSLEGPLDEIAPWPEHALTPLRMDDPEIGVGTWSTWYQGEGFFHLPPSQQQAVVESGWYDAPGPHQGTLAIVRHGFGAGRVIYPNLHLEVEEGSDRDWMFTGDRDADGPVIDPDSEWELFASMLNWALPSTTARPPARPSVALPLLFGAGDDSSESLAELQADDAWADIPNAPAPADGRVTLLPGRRWQVRGFGARVRLGLEQALLEVESSAPPDYLGTAAVEWRVGGGSWHSTGLVVHPASDGEVQFFDLLAAGVTTPADLETLELRFVHNAGSGGAADFDRVWIRLAADGDADGAPDTLDCAPDDPGAFAPPSDPWLRASGPRFEWDDQAAEAGEGTTYELIYGRVDHLLADGGFDRSMCRQAHRPEWEEPRPPPGVARYLRVTAHNACAPTAGCP